From the genome of Amia ocellicauda isolate fAmiCal2 chromosome 14, fAmiCal2.hap1, whole genome shotgun sequence, one region includes:
- the LOC136768004 gene encoding uncharacterized protein LOC136768004 isoform X1: protein MSQKNRADSSGYENSDLKADATYEIMEFTERRGPDHGKADSGVADSPPRSSKDRRQIFLLLVVVNGVLLGIILVLVAVHYSHSTRGVHNTLNGISSLRTEEYWLIYQNAFYHFSAGRGSCQSAKDFCAERNATLAHAMLESKQGWWVSQAGGKDFWVEDMDRTHFVDSLSDDEDTLNGEPETGWRELHATGGDRENSVNEVHRVRRKHGQGTGMAMSGKQTMPTGKRSLRAKQPPAPVPSSPQGGSPLDQMAVMETTVGSAREISSTTVNNCLLK, encoded by the exons ATGTCCCAGAAAAATCGAGCCGACTCCAGTGGGTACGAAAACTCAGATCTGAAGGCTGATGCAACATACGAAATTATGGAGTTCACTGAGCGCAGAGGCCCAGACCATGGCAAGGCAG ACTCAGGTGTTGCAGACTCTCCTCCTCGGAGCTCTAAGGACAGAAGGCAGATTTTCCTCCTCCTGGTCGTTGTGAATGGTGTTCTGCTCGGGATCATTCTGGTTCTGGTGGCAGTTCACT ATTCTCATTCTACCCGCGGCGTTCATAATACACTGAAtg GAATTTCCTCTTTACGCACTGAGGAATATTGGCTCATCTATCAGAATGCCTTTTATCACTTCTCTGCTGGCAGGGGCAGCTGCCAGTCTGCCAAGGACTTCTGTGCTGAGAGAAATGCCACGCTTGCCCATGCCATGCTGGAGTCAAAA CAGGGCTGGTGGGTGTCACAGGCCGGAGGGAAGGATTTCTGGGTTGAGGACATGGACCGTACACATTTTGTAGACTCTCTATCTGATGACGAAGACACTCTGAACGGAGAACCTGAG ACAGGGTGGAGAGAGCTCCACGCCACAGGAGGAGATAGAGAGAACAGTGTAAATGAAGTCCACAGAGTCAGGAGGAAACACGGCCAGGGGACAGGCATGGCAATGTCAGGAAAGCAGACTATGCCAACGGGCAAGCG GAGTCTTCGGGCCAAGCAGCCCCCTGCCCCTGTGCCCTCCTCTCCACAGGGCGGGTCCCCCCTCGACCAGATGGCTGTGATGGAGACCACCGTTGGATCTGCCAGAGAAATATCTTCCACCACAGTCAATAACTGCCTTCTCAAATAA
- the LOC136768004 gene encoding uncharacterized protein LOC136768004 isoform X2: protein MSQKNRADSSGYENSDLKADATYEIMEFTERRGPDHGKADSGVADSPPRSSKDRRQIFLLLVVVNGVLLGIILVLVAVHYSHSTRGVHNTLNGISSLRTEEYWLIYQNAFYHFSAGRGSCQSAKDFCAERNATLAHAMLESKQGWWVSQAGGKDFWVEDMDRTHFVDSLSDDEDTLNGEPEESSGQAAPCPCALLSTGRVPPRPDGCDGDHRWICQRNIFHHSQ from the exons ATGTCCCAGAAAAATCGAGCCGACTCCAGTGGGTACGAAAACTCAGATCTGAAGGCTGATGCAACATACGAAATTATGGAGTTCACTGAGCGCAGAGGCCCAGACCATGGCAAGGCAG ACTCAGGTGTTGCAGACTCTCCTCCTCGGAGCTCTAAGGACAGAAGGCAGATTTTCCTCCTCCTGGTCGTTGTGAATGGTGTTCTGCTCGGGATCATTCTGGTTCTGGTGGCAGTTCACT ATTCTCATTCTACCCGCGGCGTTCATAATACACTGAAtg GAATTTCCTCTTTACGCACTGAGGAATATTGGCTCATCTATCAGAATGCCTTTTATCACTTCTCTGCTGGCAGGGGCAGCTGCCAGTCTGCCAAGGACTTCTGTGCTGAGAGAAATGCCACGCTTGCCCATGCCATGCTGGAGTCAAAA CAGGGCTGGTGGGTGTCACAGGCCGGAGGGAAGGATTTCTGGGTTGAGGACATGGACCGTACACATTTTGTAGACTCTCTATCTGATGACGAAGACACTCTGAACGGAGAACCTGAG GAGTCTTCGGGCCAAGCAGCCCCCTGCCCCTGTGCCCTCCTCTCCACAGGGCGGGTCCCCCCTCGACCAGATGGCTGTGATGGAGACCACCGTTGGATCTGCCAGAGAAATATCTTCCACCACAGTCAATAA